The sequence CGTCTACCTCAGCCAGCCACTGAGTGACGTGAACGCCGTGCTGCATGATCTGCGAACTCGGTTGGCGATTGCTGCCGGAATCGCCTTGGCGCTCTCGGCGATAGTGGCGCTGCTGCTTTCTCGCGCCATTTCCAGCCCGGTGCGCCGAATGACGCGGGCAGCCAGGGCGGTGGCCGGGGGTGATCTTGACCAGCAGGTCTCAGTCGGATCGAAGGATGAACTGGGAGAGTTGGGCCAAGCCTTCAACGATATGACCGCCCGACTGAAGGCATCGCGCCAGCAGCAGATCGATTTCGTGGCCGATGTCTCCCATGAATCGCGGACGCCACTCACCTCAATCAAAGGAATGGTGGAAACCCTGCGAGATGGAGCGGCGGAGGAACCGGAGGTGCGCGACCGCTTCCTCAAAACGATTGAGGAGGAGACCGACCGCCTGATTCGCCTGGTCAATGATCTATTGCTTCTTTCCCAAGCCGACTCGACAGCGCTGACCCTTTGCTGCGAGGCTTCTGATATCCGGGAGCTTGCCGGAAAAGTCATCGACCGGATGACACCGCAGGCCAGGGATAAGAAACTGATATTGAAACTGGAATCCTCATCTGATCTGCCGCTTGTACGGATTGATCCCGACCGTATTGAACAAGTGCTGGTGAATCTGATCGATAACGCTATCAAATACTCCATATTCGGTGGGACTGTGACCATGAAACTGGCTCGTTCTCAAGACGGACGTGTGCTGGTGAGCGTGTGCGATGAAGGTATCGGCATCTCAGCCCAGGATCTGCCTCATATTGGCGAGCGGTTCTACCGGACCGATAAAGCCCGCTCTCGCGCTATGGGAGGCACCGGGCTGGGACTGGCCATCGCGCGTGCATTGGTCAAGGCCCATGGATCGGAACTGGTGATAGAGAGCACACTTGCCCAAGGGACAACAGTGAGCTTCACTCTGTCCGCCGATTAATAATGGCGTGGTTTGTTCAGCATGATGG is a genomic window of Dehalococcoidia bacterium containing:
- a CDS encoding ATP-binding protein — its product is MRHPFSGIGLRLSLSHLLVILLAMGLSSFLLLSFLGNYFTDAARKNLLAQAQITAQALVPGAVINASDAANETGSSAYNVIQQNQTSNIALNATNLSLPTPDSNRIEMDLNYLRGALPQLNIQLQTRIRILDANGLVLVDSRQEQESIDLSDESLVARALQGETASRTDKSGPDMMNLALPVMIDGRLVGIVYLSQPLSDVNAVLHDLRTRLAIAAGIALALSAIVALLLSRAISSPVRRMTRAARAVAGGDLDQQVSVGSKDELGELGQAFNDMTARLKASRQQQIDFVADVSHESRTPLTSIKGMVETLRDGAAEEPEVRDRFLKTIEEETDRLIRLVNDLLLLSQADSTALTLCCEASDIRELAGKVIDRMTPQARDKKLILKLESSSDLPLVRIDPDRIEQVLVNLIDNAIKYSIFGGTVTMKLARSQDGRVLVSVCDEGIGISAQDLPHIGERFYRTDKARSRAMGGTGLGLAIARALVKAHGSELVIESTLAQGTTVSFTLSAD